The Carassius carassius chromosome 16, fCarCar2.1, whole genome shotgun sequence genome window below encodes:
- the LOC132160329 gene encoding uncharacterized protein LOC132160329 gives MTFFHNNKEELSICVQPVIKMKLFFWSVLLMHGASGVDTDRVLVFVMEGDSVNLQTGVKTNQRDRIRWYFNDTRIAQISGDQSKICTDVQCNEGIERFRDRLKLNNQTGSLTIMNTRITDSGDYHVETIISGSISEKIFTVTITGEAKTSGTEGEDEAPVLSAVKTTGSDQGSSNLVPAVRVAIILLVVAGVVGVVGVGVTYWHCKKNKPRRQEFKYYT, from the exons ATGACTTTCTTTCATAACAACAAAGAAGAACTTTCGATCTGCGTACAACCTGTGATTAAAATGAAGCTTTTTTTTTGGAGTGTTTTGCTTATGCACG GTGCATCTGGTGTTGATACAGACAGAGTCTTAGTGtttgtgatggagggagattcagtgaaTCTACAAACTGGTGTTAAAACAAACCAACGAGACAGAATTAGATGGTATTTTAATGACACTCGCATCGCTCAAATCAGTGGAGATCAGAGTAAGATCTGTACAGATGTTCAGTGTAATGAAGGTattgagagattcagagacagactgaagctgaacaatcagactggatctctgaccatcatgaacaCCAGAATCACAGACTCTGGAGATTATCACGTAGAGACCATAATCAGCGGCAGCATCAGTGAAAAGATCTTCACTGTCACCATCACTG GAGAGGCCAAAACCAGTGGCACTGAAGGAGAAGATGAAGCCCCTGTTCTGTCAG CAGTAAAAACTACAGGATCGGATCAAGGTTCTAGTAATTTAGTACCAGCAGTACGTGTGGCTATAATCCTGCTGGTCGTGGCTGGTGTTGTTGGTGTTGTTGGTGTTGGTGTGACTTACTGGCACTGCAAGAAGAATAAACCAAGAAGACAGGAATTTAAGTATTACACATGA